One window of the Phycodurus eques isolate BA_2022a chromosome 7, UOR_Pequ_1.1, whole genome shotgun sequence genome contains the following:
- the spint2 gene encoding kunitz-type protease inhibitor 2 isoform X2 produces the protein MDNMKRAALGCALWLLCVGPVASCDWKLADAAERQLDPRSLDAGARYLSRRLDAAEPAACREACCSELACQLALLSFPEDDGPPLCLLVSCVVGGRDVCVLAPGSRFRVAGWKKPPVAAPLVGEPSGNASVERLARANDSNDVVCRQPAKVGSCRAAFPKFYYDPVNRTCRGFTYGGCEANGNNFDSREDCEAACSGVTGSVLHDESTAAPPAAPAKSVRMVQPFADPRALSSDDAVEEKVISADEYSERCEAEPAAGPCRAAFPRWYYDSRLRRCKMFVYGGCQGNKNNYNNQKSCLDACRVGVVPAPKRLLPSDSPSGEECLASPEPGPCRAAFPMFYYDPATDSCQSFVYGGCRGNRNLFNSAEDCRTRCAGAADGSFAGRDKRRSRWTAAFFVLLTLAAVCTVLVSALVVTMLRRVRLTRSASVVGDKEELLPDVRSSLESLQVPDSPVAVEKA, from the exons ATGGATAATATGAAGCGCGCGGCCCTCGGCTGCGCTTTGTGGCTCCTCTGCGTCGGCCCGGTCGCGTCCTGCGACTGGAAGCTAGCGGACGCCGCCGAGCGGCAGCTGGACCCGCGGTCGTTGGACGCCGGAGCTCGCTACCTGTCCCGAAGGCTCGACGCGGCGGAGCCGGCGGCCTGCCGGGAGGCGTGCTGCTCGGAGCTGGCCTGCCAGCTGGCCTTGCTGAGCTTCCCGGAGGACGACGGCCCGCCGCTGTGCCTGCTGGTGAGCTGCGTCGTCGGCGGCCGCGACGTGTGCGTCCTGGCGCCCGGCTCCCGCTTCCGGGTGGCCGGCTGGAAGAAGCCGCCGGTCGCCGCGCCGCTTGTGGGGGAACCTTCCGGAAACGCGAGCGTGGAGCGGCTGGCGCGGGCAAACGACAGCAACGACG TCGTGTGTCGCCAGCCCGCCAAGGTCGGCTCGTGTCGCGCCGCCTTCCCCAAATTCTACTACGACCCGGTCAACAGGACGTGCCGCGGCTTCACGTACGGCGGCTGCGAGGCCAACGGCAACAACTTCGACAGCCGCGAGGACTGCGAGGCCGCCTGCAGCGGAGTCAcag GTTCGGTTCTCCACGATGAGTCGACAGCAGCGCCACCTGCGGCTCCGGCCAAATCGGTTCGAATGGTGCAGCCCTTCGCCGACCCCA GAGCGCTGAGTTCTGACGACGCCGTTGAGGAGAAAG TGATCTCCGCTGACGAGTATTCCG AGCGCTGCGAGGCGGAGCCGGCGGCGGGTCCGTGCAGGGCGGCGTTCCCCCGCTGGTACTACGACAGCCGGCTGCGCCGATGCAAGATGTTCGTCTACGGAGGTTGCCAAGGCAACAAGAACAACTACAACAACCAAAAGAGCTGCTTGGACGCGTGCCGCG TCGGCGTCGTTCCCGCTCCCAAGAGGCTCCTCCCGTCGGATTCGCCGTCAG GTGAAGAATGCTTGGCGTCTCCCGAACCGGGTCCGTGCCGCGCCGCCTTCCCCATGTTCTACTATGACCCGGCCACCGACAGCTGTCAATCATTCGTTTACGGGGGTTGCCGCGGCAACCGGAACCTATTCAACAGCGCCGAGGATTGCCGGACCCGATGTGCCGGCGCTGCGGACG GTTCCTTTGCGGGTCGGGACAAAAGACGCAGTCGCTGGACCGCGG CCTTCTTCGTTCTCCTGACCCTGGCGGCCGTTTGTACTGTGCTGGTGTCCGCCCTGGTGGTGACCATGCTGAGACGCGTGCGCCTCACCCGCAGCGCCTCCGTCGTCGG TGACAAGGAGGAACTTCTTCCGGATGTGCGCTCGTCTCTGGAGTCTCTGCAAGTCCCGGACTCGCCCGTCGCCGTGGAAAAAGCCTGA
- the ppp1r14ab gene encoding protein phosphatase 1, regulatory (inhibitor) subunit 14Ab translates to MAANRAGRRVDKVCGHRSPNRALQRRQQARVTVKYNRKELQRRLDAEKWIDCGLDRLYAGREEDMPEEVNIDDLLDLKTDAERTHRLQEILHSCNSNTEVFIGDLLGKLHGLQKQEELHNDGIDLPQLHVYPARPGSADGDALR, encoded by the exons ATGGCTGCGAACCGGGCGGGGCGGCGGGTCGACAAGGTGTGCGGCCACCGGTCGCCCAACCGGGCCCTGCAGCGGCGCCAGCAGGCTCGAGTAACCGTCAAGTACAACCGCAAGGAGCTCCAGCGCAGGCTGGACGCGGAGAAGTGGATCGACTGCGGCCTGGACCGGCTCTACGCGGGCCGG gaggaggacatgcCCGAGGAGGTGAACATCGACGATCTTCTGGACCTGAAGACGGACGCTGAGAGGACGCACAGACTGCAG GAGATTCTTCACTCGTGCAACAGCAACACAGAG GTTTTCATCGGCGACTTGCTGGGCAAACTTCACGGCCTGCAGAAGCAGGAGGAGCTGCACAACGACGGCATCGACCTACCGCAGCTCCACGTCTACCCCGCCCGCCCCGGATCGGCCGACGGGGACGCGCTGCGCTGA
- the LOC133404726 gene encoding solute carrier family 35 member F2-like — protein sequence MCRDALAAARRLRDRALAAIGRPSTRRLARTSALGQVLAALVCGTAVASQYLTSVYHADAPMLQSVLHYALLAATYTPALLCGTGSGSVFRAGRGRWLQYSLVGLADVEANYAVVTAYRYTTLTSVQLLDCFVIPVVMFLSWRLLKTRYRPVHYAAVCVCLLGVGAMVGADLLAGRDQGSASDVLLGDGLVLLSGALYGLSNVWQEYAVKNRSRLEFLGMLGLFGTVISTAQMSVLELRQISAIRWSWQVALLFGAFACCMWALYSLMPVVVKESSAAAVNLSMLTADVFAIFCGIFIFRYSFSGLYVVSLVAIFVGFVAFNAVPAPEGDVGPAPSSEEGRHDDASKQEVASGSREAEQRKCTHVVDCTRL from the exons ATGTGTCGGGACGCGCTTGCGGCGGCGCGGCGCTTGCGCGATCGCGCGCTGGCCGCCATCGGGCGGCCGTCGACGCG GCGTCTGGCTCGGACGTCGGCGCTGGGTCAGGTCCTGGCGGCGCTGGTGTGCGGCACGGCGGTGGCGTCGCAGTATTTGACCTCCGTCTACCACGCGGACGCGCCGATGCTCCAGAGCGTCCTGCACTACGCGCTCCTCGCCGCCACCTACACGCCGGCGCTGCTCTGCGGGACAG GTTCCGGCAGCGTCTTCCGGGCGGGCCGCGGGCGCTGGCTGCAGTACTCGCTGGTGGGCCTGGCGGACGTGGAGGCCAACTACGCCGTGGTCACAGCCTACCGGTACACGACGCTCACCAGCGTGCAG CTTCTGGACTGCTTCGTGATCCCGGTGGTGATGTTTCTGTCCTGGCGGCTCCTGAAGACGCGTTACCGTCCCGTCCACTACGCGGCCGTCTGCGTCTGCTTGCTGGGCGTCGGCGCCATGGTGGGCGCCGACCTGCTGGCGGGACGCGACCAGGGCTCCG CCTCCGACGTCCTGCTGGGCGACGGCCTGGTGCTGCTCAGCGGCGCCCTCTACGGTCTGTCCAACGTGTGGCAGGAGTACGCCGTCAAGAACCGAAGCCGCCTGGAGTTCCTCGGCATGCTGGGACTCTTCGGCACCGTCATAAGCACCGCGCAAAT GTCGGTCCTGGAGCTGCGGCAAATCTCTGCCATCCGGTGGAGCTGGCAAGTGG CGCTGCTGTTCGGGGCCTTCGCGTGTTGCATGTGGGCCTTGTACAGCCTGATGCCCGTCGTGGTGAAGGAAAGCAGCGCCGCCGCCGTCAACCTGTCCATGCTGACCGCCGACGTCTTCGCCATCTTCTGCGGCATCTTCATCTTCCGCTACAGC TTCTCAGGTTTGTACGTGGTGTCGCTGGTGGCCATCTTCGTCGGCTTCGTCGCCTTCAACGCCGTACCCGCCCCCGAGGGCGACGTCGGCCCCGCCCCCTCGTCAGAGGAAGGTCGCCACGACGACGCatccaaacaggaagtggcgtCGGGGTCTCGGGAAGCGGAGCAGAGGAAGTGCACTCATGTTGTTGACTGCACTCGATTGTGA
- the spint2 gene encoding kunitz-type protease inhibitor 2 isoform X1, protein MDNMKRAALGCALWLLCVGPVASCDWKLADAAERQLDPRSLDAGARYLSRRLDAAEPAACREACCSELACQLALLSFPEDDGPPLCLLVSCVVGGRDVCVLAPGSRFRVAGWKKPPVAAPLVGEPSGNASVERLARANDSNDVVCRQPAKVGSCRAAFPKFYYDPVNRTCRGFTYGGCEANGNNFDSREDCEAACSGVTGSVLHDESTAAPPAAPAKSVRMVQPFADPRALSSDDAVEEKVISADEYSERCEAEPAAGPCRAAFPRWYYDSRLRRCKMFVYGGCQGNKNNYNNQKSCLDACRVGVVPAPKRLLPSDSPSVAGEECLASPEPGPCRAAFPMFYYDPATDSCQSFVYGGCRGNRNLFNSAEDCRTRCAGAADGSFAGRDKRRSRWTAAFFVLLTLAAVCTVLVSALVVTMLRRVRLTRSASVVGDKEELLPDVRSSLESLQVPDSPVAVEKA, encoded by the exons ATGGATAATATGAAGCGCGCGGCCCTCGGCTGCGCTTTGTGGCTCCTCTGCGTCGGCCCGGTCGCGTCCTGCGACTGGAAGCTAGCGGACGCCGCCGAGCGGCAGCTGGACCCGCGGTCGTTGGACGCCGGAGCTCGCTACCTGTCCCGAAGGCTCGACGCGGCGGAGCCGGCGGCCTGCCGGGAGGCGTGCTGCTCGGAGCTGGCCTGCCAGCTGGCCTTGCTGAGCTTCCCGGAGGACGACGGCCCGCCGCTGTGCCTGCTGGTGAGCTGCGTCGTCGGCGGCCGCGACGTGTGCGTCCTGGCGCCCGGCTCCCGCTTCCGGGTGGCCGGCTGGAAGAAGCCGCCGGTCGCCGCGCCGCTTGTGGGGGAACCTTCCGGAAACGCGAGCGTGGAGCGGCTGGCGCGGGCAAACGACAGCAACGACG TCGTGTGTCGCCAGCCCGCCAAGGTCGGCTCGTGTCGCGCCGCCTTCCCCAAATTCTACTACGACCCGGTCAACAGGACGTGCCGCGGCTTCACGTACGGCGGCTGCGAGGCCAACGGCAACAACTTCGACAGCCGCGAGGACTGCGAGGCCGCCTGCAGCGGAGTCAcag GTTCGGTTCTCCACGATGAGTCGACAGCAGCGCCACCTGCGGCTCCGGCCAAATCGGTTCGAATGGTGCAGCCCTTCGCCGACCCCA GAGCGCTGAGTTCTGACGACGCCGTTGAGGAGAAAG TGATCTCCGCTGACGAGTATTCCG AGCGCTGCGAGGCGGAGCCGGCGGCGGGTCCGTGCAGGGCGGCGTTCCCCCGCTGGTACTACGACAGCCGGCTGCGCCGATGCAAGATGTTCGTCTACGGAGGTTGCCAAGGCAACAAGAACAACTACAACAACCAAAAGAGCTGCTTGGACGCGTGCCGCG TCGGCGTCGTTCCCGCTCCCAAGAGGCTCCTCCCGTCGGATTCGCCGTCAG tCGCAGGTGAAGAATGCTTGGCGTCTCCCGAACCGGGTCCGTGCCGCGCCGCCTTCCCCATGTTCTACTATGACCCGGCCACCGACAGCTGTCAATCATTCGTTTACGGGGGTTGCCGCGGCAACCGGAACCTATTCAACAGCGCCGAGGATTGCCGGACCCGATGTGCCGGCGCTGCGGACG GTTCCTTTGCGGGTCGGGACAAAAGACGCAGTCGCTGGACCGCGG CCTTCTTCGTTCTCCTGACCCTGGCGGCCGTTTGTACTGTGCTGGTGTCCGCCCTGGTGGTGACCATGCTGAGACGCGTGCGCCTCACCCGCAGCGCCTCCGTCGTCGG TGACAAGGAGGAACTTCTTCCGGATGTGCGCTCGTCTCTGGAGTCTCTGCAAGTCCCGGACTCGCCCGTCGCCGTGGAAAAAGCCTGA